The following proteins are co-located in the Pirellulales bacterium genome:
- a CDS encoding protein kinase, translating to MADYLEAQERGCAPDREAFLAEHPEIADALREFLDDYESVNRVMPGQQQDKSTDGAARSTGGGRAIAPILPVPRNFGAFELLEEIARGGMGVVYKARQKNPERIVALKMILAGQLASQADVERFSAEAHAAAALDHPGIVPVFEVGQHEGQHYFTMGFVAGLSLAQRLLDGPLPAREAATIVAEVGGAVHYAHQRGVIHRDLKPANILLDDSGRVRVTDFGLAKRQTDGSGLTHTGQLLGTPSFMSPEQVSGNSAAIGPAADVYSLGATLYALLTGRPPFQAASTIDTLKQVTDREPVPPRELDASISRDLETIVLKALSKEPGSRYHTSDEMAEDLLRFVADRPILARRSTARERLVRWCRRNPAIAALTATAAAALIAGTGVSTYYAIQADARAREARTAVVARDGALVAKGNALQLAQDKELLERQRLYAAEMNLAQQALTAGHSARVLDLLENHRPKGGEPDLRGFEWHYLWREIHPGLRATLTYTNGLNVQLGGLPRLDGSYGAVAISSDGSTVALGYALIGDRFGIELRDANTGRLKSTLPSSPYMIRCLAYSPNGQLLASGSQGGPIRLWNASDGTLVGQSADDWDYARCMAFSPDANRLAVAGDGVVIYDIRADEPRRELELQREFADSVVYSPDGGRLYAGASFGDKNDGTRRLSRIYDLTVQPPKAVRELDETTIWDVSPDGRFVAASNPTNNVLLDADGGATLWEFGQGGPGSWMKFTADGTTLIAAGVDRMVSVWDAVERKLLCRLPHSGAVVGIATASGGRDCWASLSTDGTAKIWPARPSAALKVIHPELPNRHMVAMRGGQSVILVGDEFPAQSWSLETGTRTDDPLPADDIRAVSADGARMASVDRVPTVGSPMVRVWDLASNSQPNVLTLGGSRGSSSSLHVRLSPNGRWVASYEDWINVIHVNELDGAPPTREAPKAIRYSNPSFWLLCPVLHVEFSPDSRWLAAAHQFGVVNLYNLESEQIVPVPVPSASAATQVAFSSDNRYLASGTDTGNAHVFDMQTAEVIASFPGHESAITALAFFPGDRTLAVGSRGAIRLWDLPSRQERFTVRPAADAAQTSESAVVQLAVTPDGATLLSRQSDGTVRIWKAPGNSTEAAATARHAVATLSNDPQFLARRAIAQVGLGHWEQALADLRDAQTNGIKWSGELLRLLHRALPRERESTRWNELETVTTARDIFRSGALRLDDPHELARLCWDLVAEGATDDDQSALAVQLAQKAGELAPNDAFNMSTLGMAQYRAGQWQQAVDSLDKARVLAPDKHIAFNGFFLAMAHWQLGHKDEARTWYDRSVEWMEKNQPKNDDLSRFRAEAEQLMGITKPDAAPANAP from the coding sequence GTGGCCGACTACCTGGAGGCCCAGGAACGGGGCTGTGCGCCAGATCGCGAAGCGTTTCTGGCCGAGCATCCAGAGATTGCCGACGCGCTCCGTGAGTTTCTGGACGACTACGAGTCTGTGAACCGCGTGATGCCGGGGCAGCAGCAGGACAAGTCCACGGATGGCGCTGCGCGCTCGACCGGCGGGGGCCGTGCCATCGCGCCGATACTACCGGTTCCTCGCAACTTCGGCGCCTTCGAGCTGTTGGAGGAAATCGCCCGCGGCGGAATGGGCGTGGTATACAAGGCCCGGCAGAAGAATCCCGAGCGCATTGTCGCGCTGAAGATGATTCTGGCGGGACAACTGGCCTCGCAGGCCGACGTGGAGCGGTTTTCGGCCGAGGCCCACGCCGCCGCGGCACTCGACCATCCCGGCATCGTGCCGGTGTTCGAGGTTGGCCAGCACGAGGGACAGCACTACTTCACAATGGGGTTCGTCGCAGGGCTGAGCCTGGCCCAGCGACTGCTCGACGGACCGCTGCCGGCCCGTGAGGCTGCGACGATCGTCGCTGAGGTTGGCGGGGCGGTGCACTACGCGCATCAGAGAGGAGTGATTCATCGCGATTTGAAGCCGGCCAACATACTGCTGGACGACAGCGGCCGCGTGCGGGTCACCGACTTTGGGCTGGCCAAACGGCAAACCGACGGCAGTGGTTTGACACACACCGGGCAATTGCTGGGCACGCCCAGCTTCATGTCGCCCGAGCAAGTGTCGGGCAATTCGGCGGCGATCGGACCTGCCGCCGACGTGTATTCGCTGGGCGCGACGCTGTATGCTCTGCTGACGGGGCGTCCGCCGTTTCAGGCCGCCAGCACGATCGACACGCTCAAACAGGTGACCGACCGCGAGCCGGTGCCGCCGCGCGAGCTGGACGCCAGCATTTCGCGCGACCTGGAAACGATCGTGCTCAAGGCGCTTTCCAAGGAGCCGGGCTCTCGCTATCACACGTCCGACGAGATGGCCGAAGATCTGCTGCGGTTCGTGGCCGATCGGCCGATCCTGGCGCGGCGATCGACGGCGCGCGAGCGCCTCGTGCGCTGGTGCCGGCGGAATCCGGCCATTGCGGCGCTGACAGCGACAGCCGCCGCTGCCCTGATCGCGGGCACTGGCGTTTCGACGTACTATGCCATTCAGGCCGACGCGCGCGCTCGCGAGGCGAGGACCGCCGTCGTGGCAAGGGACGGCGCGCTCGTGGCGAAAGGCAATGCCTTGCAACTTGCGCAAGACAAGGAATTGCTCGAGCGTCAGCGATTGTACGCGGCGGAAATGAACCTGGCCCAACAGGCGCTCACGGCCGGCCACTCGGCGCGCGTCCTCGACCTGTTGGAGAACCACCGCCCGAAGGGTGGCGAGCCCGACCTGCGCGGCTTCGAATGGCACTACTTGTGGCGCGAAATCCACCCAGGCCTGCGCGCGACGCTTACTTATACGAACGGGTTGAATGTCCAGCTCGGTGGTTTGCCTCGCCTGGACGGTAGCTATGGGGCAGTTGCCATCTCCTCGGATGGAAGTACGGTTGCCCTCGGCTATGCGTTGATAGGCGACCGGTTCGGGATTGAGCTTCGGGATGCGAATACGGGAAGGTTGAAATCAACCCTGCCGTCGAGTCCCTACATGATCAGGTGTCTGGCGTACTCGCCGAACGGCCAACTGTTAGCCAGCGGTAGCCAGGGCGGACCGATCCGCCTCTGGAACGCCAGCGACGGTACGCTGGTCGGCCAAAGTGCCGACGATTGGGACTACGCCCGTTGCATGGCCTTCTCGCCCGACGCCAATCGCCTGGCCGTGGCCGGCGATGGAGTCGTCATCTATGACATTCGTGCAGATGAACCTCGCCGAGAGCTCGAGTTGCAGCGCGAGTTCGCGGATAGCGTCGTGTATTCTCCGGACGGCGGGCGCCTGTACGCAGGCGCGAGCTTCGGCGATAAGAATGATGGAACGCGGCGCCTCTCGCGCATCTACGACTTGACTGTTCAACCTCCAAAGGCCGTCCGTGAGCTTGACGAAACCACGATTTGGGATGTTTCACCCGACGGACGGTTTGTCGCCGCCAGCAACCCGACGAACAACGTCCTTCTGGACGCAGACGGCGGCGCGACGCTGTGGGAGTTTGGCCAGGGGGGACCGGGATCGTGGATGAAGTTCACGGCGGATGGCACCACGCTGATCGCCGCAGGTGTGGATCGCATGGTGAGCGTGTGGGACGCTGTCGAACGCAAATTGCTGTGCCGACTGCCGCATTCCGGCGCGGTTGTGGGCATCGCCACGGCGTCGGGCGGTCGCGATTGTTGGGCGTCCTTGAGTACCGACGGAACGGCCAAAATCTGGCCCGCGCGCCCGTCGGCCGCCTTAAAGGTGATCCACCCCGAGCTTCCCAACCGGCACATGGTCGCGATGCGCGGCGGTCAATCGGTGATTCTGGTCGGAGATGAGTTTCCGGCACAGTCATGGAGCCTGGAGACAGGCACGCGGACGGACGACCCGCTTCCGGCTGATGATATTCGCGCCGTTTCGGCCGACGGCGCTCGGATGGCCTCGGTCGATCGTGTTCCGACCGTGGGGAGTCCGATGGTGCGAGTGTGGGATCTGGCTTCCAATTCCCAGCCCAATGTCCTGACTCTCGGCGGATCGCGCGGATCGAGCTCGTCGTTGCACGTGCGTCTTTCGCCGAACGGCCGCTGGGTGGCGAGCTACGAGGATTGGATCAACGTGATACACGTCAACGAACTCGACGGCGCGCCGCCGACCAGGGAGGCGCCGAAGGCAATTCGCTATTCGAATCCGAGTTTCTGGCTTCTCTGCCCTGTGCTGCACGTCGAGTTTTCTCCGGATAGCCGCTGGCTGGCGGCCGCGCATCAGTTTGGAGTCGTCAACCTGTACAACCTCGAATCGGAACAAATCGTGCCTGTTCCTGTCCCGTCCGCGAGCGCGGCGACGCAAGTCGCCTTTTCGTCGGACAATAGATACCTGGCCTCGGGCACCGATACTGGCAATGCGCACGTTTTCGACATGCAGACGGCGGAGGTCATCGCCTCATTTCCAGGCCACGAGTCGGCGATCACGGCCTTGGCATTCTTTCCTGGCGACCGCACCCTGGCGGTCGGCAGTCGCGGGGCGATCCGCCTATGGGACCTCCCGTCGCGGCAGGAGCGATTCACGGTCCGACCGGCTGCGGACGCGGCGCAGACGTCCGAAAGCGCCGTGGTGCAACTGGCGGTAACGCCCGACGGCGCCACGCTGCTGTCCCGGCAGAGCGACGGCACGGTGCGCATCTGGAAAGCTCCGGGCAATTCGACCGAGGCGGCCGCCACGGCGCGCCATGCCGTAGCCACACTGTCGAACGACCCGCAGTTCCTGGCCCGGCGGGCGATTGCCCAGGTCGGTCTCGGCCACTGGGAGCAGGCTTTGGCGGACCTCCGCGACGCGCAGACAAATGGAATCAAATGGAGCGGCGAGCTGTTGAGGCTCTTGCACCGCGCATTGCCGCGGGAACGCGAATCAACGAGGTGGAACGAGCTGGAAACGGTTACGACGGCGCGCGACATCTTCCGTAGCGGCGCGCTGCGCCTGGATGATCCGCACGAGTTGGCCAGGCTGTGCTGGGATCTCGTCGCCGAAGGAGCGACCGACGATGATCAGTCCGCGCTTGCCGTTCAGCTTGCCCAAAAGGCCGGCGAGTTGGCACCCAACGATGCGTTCAACATGAGCACCCTGGGCATGGCCCAGTATCGCGCCGGGCAATGGCAGCAGGCCGTCGATTCACTCGACAAAGCAAGGGTGCTTGCGCCCGACAAGCACATTGCCTTCAACGGTTTCTTCCTGGCGATGGCCCACTGGCAACTCGGCCACAAGGACGAGGCCCGCACGTGGTACGACCGCAGTGTCGAGTGGATGGAGAAGAACCAGCCGAAGAACGACGATCTCAGCCGCTTCCGCGCCGAAGCCGAGCAATTGATGGGCATCACCAAGCCTGATGCCGCGCCAGCGAACGCGCCGTAA
- a CDS encoding site-specific DNA-methyltransferase, which yields MPTLDWIGKAAVVNHHHKVRYHLLRCDRQLSAGDAEAGNLLVQGDNLLALKALLPYYAGKVKCIYIAPPYNTGNEGWVYNDNVNSPEIRQWQLRRRRGRQTPTGLRRVAHPDLSRHRQLRLRQPHPDLEPVMSTSWQWFPETKEAICNYCGFRATYKDDVPGHLEHECDPAKHPALTARQGLPIGRSPRPNAASRVPRGQLLACIHRGPEDRQEPCETCGGGVRIKIFACAVHGECQLDDKIAGVKFCGGCHERALATV from the coding sequence GTGCCCACGCTGGATTGGATCGGCAAGGCGGCGGTGGTGAACCATCACCACAAGGTTCGCTACCACTTGCTGCGCTGCGATCGCCAGCTTAGCGCCGGCGACGCCGAGGCGGGCAACCTGCTGGTGCAAGGGGACAATCTGCTGGCGCTCAAAGCCTTGCTCCCCTACTACGCTGGCAAGGTGAAGTGCATCTACATCGCCCCCCCCTACAACACGGGGAACGAAGGCTGGGTCTACAACGACAACGTGAACAGCCCCGAAATCCGCCAGTGGCAGCTACGGCGTCGTCGAGGTCGTCAAACTCCAACTGGTCTCCGGCGTGTGGCGCATCCAGACCTTTCTCGCCATCGGCAACTACGGCTCCGGCAACCTCACCCTGACCTGGAGCCTGTGATGTCCACGTCCTGGCAATGGTTCCCCGAGACCAAGGAAGCCATCTGTAACTACTGCGGCTTCCGCGCCACATATAAAGATGACGTCCCCGGCCACCTCGAGCACGAGTGTGACCCCGCCAAGCACCCTGCACTCACCGCGCGCCAAGGCCTGCCCATCGGCCGCAGCCCGCGCCCCAATGCCGCCTCCCGCGTCCCGCGCGGCCAACTCCTCGCCTGCATCCACCGCGGACCCGAGGACCGCCAGGAACCGTGCGAAACCTGCGGCGGGGGTGTCCGCATCAAGATCTTCGCGTGTGCGGTCCACGGCGAATGCCAACTGGACGACAAGATCGCGGGCGTGAAGTTCTGCGGCGGCTGTCACGAGCGCGCGCTTGCTACGGTGTGA
- a CDS encoding DUF433 domain-containing protein: protein MTKLDYRNIEQDPARCGGQPVVGGTRIRVGIILGCYRQGMSIEEIVQQYPGLKPADVHDALAYAYDHLDEIEAGAAADDELAVKARYASVNSPP, encoded by the coding sequence ATGACCAAGCTGGATTACCGCAACATCGAACAAGACCCGGCCCGCTGCGGCGGTCAGCCAGTCGTGGGCGGAACCCGCATCCGGGTGGGGATCATTCTGGGTTGTTACCGGCAAGGGATGAGCATTGAAGAAATCGTCCAACAATATCCGGGGCTCAAGCCGGCGGACGTTCACGACGCCTTGGCGTACGCCTACGACCACCTGGACGAAATTGAGGCCGGCGCGGCGGCCGATGATGAACTCGCGGTCAAGGCGCGGTACGCCAGCGTCAACTCGCCCCCATGA
- a CDS encoding cellulase family glycosylhydrolase, translated as MFRALAATWFAAALIQGAAWGGERFVSVSGTRFLDAEGRHLLLHGVNVVDKSAAWKQYEWLDESGYADMKSWGFNCIRLGFTWAAVEPAPGEYNPQCLAELDKRVAWAAKHGLYVVLDMHQDLFSMKFSDGAPEWATLTDDKPHTTLGAVWSDAYFTSPAVQRAFDNFYANKPGPGGIGLQDRYAGAWKFLAEHFANHPTVIGYDLMNEPFAGSLVTKGLLQIVRQVAAEGADPKGASTSAVLEVMTQWGTPEGRSKILKKLDNPEVYGRVLDAAQPVFEDFERTTLTALFQKVTDAIRQVDQQHIIFLETSGASNMGVRSMIEPMKTADGGRDPLQAYAPHGYDLVTDTAEVASASNPRVELIFARHGETQQRLEMPMLVGEWGAYYGGAEAALPAAQFVCRQFEKLLCGDTYWSLEKNFAEQPVLQVLCRPYPMNVAGTILAYEATPAARKFTCTWTEDAGAKSPSRFYVPASFDPTKERIKLEPAGHGFQIEPVAEGCENVYLTVPPAGTSAERRLTIE; from the coding sequence ATGTTCAGGGCGCTGGCCGCGACCTGGTTTGCGGCGGCCTTGATCCAGGGTGCGGCCTGGGGCGGCGAGCGGTTCGTCTCGGTTTCTGGCACGAGGTTTCTGGACGCGGAGGGGCGACACCTGTTGTTGCACGGCGTCAATGTCGTCGACAAAAGCGCCGCTTGGAAACAGTACGAGTGGCTGGACGAGTCCGGCTATGCGGACATGAAGTCGTGGGGGTTCAACTGCATCCGGCTAGGGTTCACCTGGGCCGCGGTGGAACCGGCCCCCGGAGAGTACAACCCGCAATGCCTCGCGGAATTGGACAAGCGGGTGGCGTGGGCGGCGAAGCATGGGCTGTATGTCGTTCTGGACATGCACCAGGATTTGTTCAGCATGAAGTTTTCCGACGGCGCGCCCGAGTGGGCCACGCTGACCGACGACAAGCCGCACACCACCCTGGGCGCTGTGTGGAGCGATGCCTACTTCACCAGCCCGGCGGTGCAGCGGGCGTTCGATAATTTTTACGCGAACAAGCCGGGGCCGGGCGGGATCGGTCTGCAAGATCGCTACGCGGGGGCATGGAAGTTTCTGGCGGAGCACTTCGCAAACCATCCCACCGTGATCGGCTATGACCTGATGAATGAGCCGTTCGCCGGGAGCCTGGTGACAAAGGGTTTGTTGCAAATTGTCAGGCAGGTCGCGGCCGAGGGCGCCGACCCCAAGGGCGCGTCGACATCGGCAGTGTTAGAGGTGATGACGCAATGGGGAACTCCGGAAGGACGCTCCAAGATTCTGAAAAAGCTGGACAATCCAGAGGTCTATGGACGCGTCCTGGATGCGGCTCAACCGGTGTTTGAGGATTTTGAAAGAACGACGTTGACCGCGCTATTTCAAAAGGTCACCGACGCGATCCGGCAAGTTGATCAACAGCACATCATCTTTCTGGAAACGAGCGGCGCATCGAATATGGGCGTGCGCAGCATGATCGAGCCGATGAAGACCGCCGACGGCGGGCGCGATCCGCTACAGGCATACGCGCCGCACGGCTATGACCTGGTGACCGACACCGCGGAGGTGGCTTCCGCGTCCAACCCGCGCGTGGAACTGATCTTCGCGCGGCATGGCGAAACGCAACAGCGTTTGGAGATGCCGATGCTGGTGGGCGAATGGGGCGCGTACTACGGCGGCGCCGAGGCGGCGCTGCCCGCCGCCCAGTTTGTCTGCCGCCAGTTCGAGAAACTCTTGTGCGGCGACACCTATTGGTCGCTGGAGAAGAACTTCGCCGAGCAGCCAGTGTTGCAGGTGCTGTGCCGACCCTATCCGATGAATGTCGCGGGCACGATTCTGGCTTACGAAGCGACTCCCGCCGCGCGCAAGTTCACCTGCACCTGGACCGAGGACGCCGGCGCCAAGAGTCCCAGTCGGTTCTATGTTCCCGCCTCGTTTGATCCGACGAAGGAGCGGATCAAACTGGAACCTGCCGGCCACGGCTTTCAGATCGAACCGGTTGCCGAAGGGTGCGAGAACGTCTATCTGACCGTTCCGCCGGCGGGCACAAGCGCCGAGCGGCGACTGACGATCGAGTAG